The Arachis hypogaea cultivar Tifrunner chromosome 16, arahy.Tifrunner.gnm2.J5K5, whole genome shotgun sequence genome contains a region encoding:
- the LOC112754149 gene encoding heavy metal-associated isoprenylated plant protein 3, translating into MGEKTDQPKNDTEKKTEGGGNKNDAPSPVVLKLDMHCEGCVKKIKRAVRHFDGVEDVKADISSNKLTVFGKVDPASVRDRLAEKTNKKVELLSPQPKKDFPAADNKPPPEKKSDDKKPEAKKPEEKKPKESTVALKIRLHCDGCIQKIRKIILKVKGVESVNIEEGKDLVTVTGTMDVKEMVPFLNEKLKRNVEVMGPPKKEEDKKNKEGGGEKKGKKEGGGGGGGGGDGGKKAVVEEGGTKAVEINRMEHSGYGYPPAPMYWYDGYGPGQTSTSYAVEVNPSSSGAGYPNNQGYPYDYWGYGGSHDVNHHNNQGYTEPPPYYMHPRYPAPQMFSDENPNACSLM; encoded by the exons ATGGGAGAG AAAACAGATCAGCCAAAGAATGACACGGAGAAGAAGACCGAAGGCGGAGGGAACAAAAACGACGCTCCCTCCCCTGTCGTATTGAAGCTAGACATGCATTGTGAGGGATGCGTTAAGAAAATCAAACGCGCCGTTCGCCACTTTGACg GTGTGGAAGACGTGAAGGCCGACATCTCCTCTAACAAACTAACCGTCTTCGGAAAAGTGGACCCCGCTAGTGTTCGAGACAGGCTGGCCGAGAAAACCAACAAGAAGGTCGAGCTCCTTTCCCCCCAGCCCAAGAAAGACTTCCCCGCCGCCGATAATAAACCGCCGCCGGAGAAGAAGTCCGATGACAAGAAACCGGAAGCCAAAAAGCCCGAAGAAAAAAAGCCTAAAGAG AGCACAGTGGCGTTGAAGATCAGATTGCACTGTGACGGTTGCATTCAGAAAATTCGCAAGATTATCCTCAAGGTCAAAG GAGTGGAATCGGTGAACATTGAAGAAGGGAAGGATTTGGTAACCGTTACGGGAACCATGGACGTGAAGGAAATGGTGCCGTTCCTGAACGAGAAGCTCAAGAGGAACGTTGAGGTGATGGGCCCacccaagaaagaagaagataaaaaaaacaaagaaggaggaggggaaaagaaagggaagaaagaaggtggtggtggtggtggcggcggaGGAGACGGCGGGAAGAAGGCGGTGGTGGAGGAAGGTGGGACCAAGGCAGTGGAAATTAACAGAATGGAGCACTCCGGTTACGGGTACCCACCTGCTCCTATGTATTGGTACGATGGGTATGGACCTGGTCAAACTAGTACTAGCTACGCGGTGGAGGTTAACCCTTCTTCATCAGGGGCCGGGTACCCTAATAATCAAGGGTACCCTTATGATTATTGGGGTTATGGAGGGAGCCATGATGTTAATCATCATAATAATCAAGGGTATACCGAGCCACCCCCTTATTACATGCACCCTCGTTATCCTGCTCCTCAGATGTTCAGCGACGAGAATCCCAATGCTTGTTCCCTCATGTGA
- the LOC112757056 gene encoding uncharacterized protein: MSVVTAELDLVHDGRKRGARSCAFGRFVFCGFAAGTPTTVFQRHPRTLATLIPADVIARVPVMADNGVPQFTQAELMAQMAELQAEVKRLAELSARNNANQIGEGSSKRSSQGAPDLLIADPPKERLTLDNPFSEEITNFQMPKHFTLPSSLEPYKGIGDPRAHIKKFQSMMFFNGPNNEPVLCRAFPTYLDGAALLWFSKLPAGSISSFEELAKSFIDYFAAARIYVHGSDYLGTIRQGPQESLKDYLTRFAEATMEIPDLDPAVHLHALKAGLRPGKFRETIAITKPKTLEEFRERAAGQMEIEELREANKTERKPIREEERSMRSTHNKEVGKTFKLTPKFDNYTRFNTRREKIIKEILNAKIIKPPIRAGSYQDQRFVDKTKHCAFHQKYGHTTDECIIAKDLLERLARQGLLDKYIEGRKHKEDDRGREERQPTSVNKEKWPNNNLPKAVINCISGGFAGGGETTSARKRSYRAMLAIEGASPPNKSDAPDLEITFNKADMSSAAPHLDDPVVISIQTGDLLVRKVLLDPGSSADVLFHSTFLKMNLSEKLIQPSSGELVGFSGERVPIKGYIWLKTTIGENASFRTLDIQYLIVDCNSPYNIILGRPALNMFRAVISTFHLCVKF, from the exons ATGTCAGTGGTTACGGCAGAGTTGGATCTTGTTCATGAT GGAAGAAAACGAGGAGCACGGTCATGTGCTTTCGGAAGGTTTGTGTTTTGTGGTTTTGCCGCAG GTACTCCCACCACCGTGTTTCAGAGACATCCGAGGACCCTTGCCACACTGATCCCAGCGGACGT GATAGCACGGGTCCCAGTCATGGCTGACAACGGAGTCCCTCAATTCACACAGGCCGAACTCATGGCCCAAATGGCGGAACTTCAAGCGGAGGTCAAAAGACTAGCCGAACTATCAGCACGAAATAACGCCAACCAGATAGGCGAGGGAAGTTCCAAAAGATCTTCCCAGGGCGCGCCTGACCTGCTGATCGCTGACCCACCGAAAGAGAGACTGACCTTGGACAACCCTTTTTCCGAAGAAATCACAAATTTTCAAATGCCAAAACATTTCACACTCCCCTCCTCACTTGAGCCGTATAAGGGGATTGGTGACCCCCGGGCTCACATTAAGAAATTTcaatctatgatgttttttaacggTCCTAACAATGAACCTGTACTTTGCAGAGCATTCCCGACATATCTTGACGGAGCAGCTTTGCTTTGGTTCTCAAAACTACCTGCAGGTTCAATCTCATCATTTGAAGAACTGGCGAAGTCTTTCATTGATTACTTCGCCGCAGCGAGAATATACGTCCACGGATCAGATTACCTCGGCACGATCCGCCAAGGTCCACAGGAGAGCCTAAAAGATTACCTGACCAGGTTTGCAGAGGCGACCATGGAAATACCCGACCTAGATCCGGCTGTCCATCTCCATGCGCTTAAGGCCGGCCTCCGACCTGGCAAATTCAGAGAAACAATCGCCATCACCAAACCGAAGACACTGGAGGAGTTCAGGGAAAGGGCAGCCGGACAAATGGAAATTGAAGAACTAcgcgaggccaacaaaacggaaaGGAAACCCATAAGGGAGGAGGAACGATCAATGAGATCGACCCACAACAAGGAGGTCGGCAAAACGTTCAAGCTCACTCCGAAGTTTGACAATTACACCAGATTCAACACAAGAAGGGAAAAGATAATCAAGGAAATACTCAATGCCAAGATTATAAAACCCCCAATAAGAGCAGGCAGTTACCAAGACCAGAGGTTCGTAGACAAAACCAAACATTGTGCTTTCCATCAAAAATACGGACACACCACCGACGAATGCATAATAGCCAAAGACCTTTTGGAAAGGCTTGCACGGCAAGGCCTATTGGACAAATACATTGAGGGGAGGAAGCATAAGGAAGACGACCGAGGCAGGGAGGAAAGGCAACCGACTTCAGTAAACAAGGAAAAGTGGCCGAACAACAACCTGCCCAAGGCAGTCATAAACTGCATCTCCGGGGGATTCGCTGGAGGCGGCGAAACAACATCGGCCAGGAAACGAAGTTACCGAGCCATGCTAGCCATAGAAGGAGCCTCACCTCCAAACAAGAGCGACGCACCAGATTTAGAGATCACCTTCAATAAAGCGGATATGTCCTCGGCCGCCCCACACCTGGACGACCCGGTCGTAATTTCTATCCAGACAGGCGACCTACTGGTAAGAAAGGTCCTTTTGGACCCAGGTAGCAGCGCAGACGTACTTTTTCATTCTACATTTTTAAAGATGAACTTATCTGAAAAACTCATACAACCCTCCTCCGGAGAACTGGTAGGATTCTCCGGAGAAAGGGTACCCATAAAAGGTTATATATGGCTTAAAACGACAATAGGTGAAAACGCATCATTCCGAACACTTGATATACAATACCTGATTGTCGATTGCAATAGTCCTTATAACATTATCCTCGGGAGACCTGCTCTGAACATGTTCAGAGCAGTAATATCAACTTTCCACCTATGTGTTAAGTTTTAG